The following are encoded together in the Parabacteroides chongii genome:
- a CDS encoding Gfo/Idh/MocA family protein: protein MSNITRRSFLQRGAAAAAALTIVPGSVLGKSHGHIAPTDKLNIAGVGIGGMGNANLKNVEKTENIVALCDVDWKYAKPVFDRHPNAKKYWDFRKMYDEMGKSIDAVICATADHTHAIVSADAITLGKHVYCQKPLTHSVYESRLLTNLAKEYNVATQMGNQGSSDEGTDLVCEWIWNGEIGEVTKVECATDRPIWPQGLNAPEKVDKIPSTLNWDLFSGPAEVRPYNKIYHPWNWRGWWAYGTGALGDMACHILHQPFKALKLGYPTKVQGSSTLLLQDCAPTAQHVKLTFPARDNMPKLALPEVEIHWYDGGMMPDRPKGFPEGKQLMGPGGGLCIFHGTKDTLICGCYGQQPWLLSGRVPASAPKVCRRVPNAMSGGHEMDWVRACKENASSRVKTKSDFSEAGPFNEMVVMGVLAIRLQTLNKELLWDGPSMQFTNIKDDEMIKILIKDDFKIVDGDPKFNKIWTDPINAKQFANELIKHNYRNGWNLPDMPR from the coding sequence ATGTCAAACATCACAAGAAGATCATTTCTTCAAAGAGGAGCAGCTGCAGCAGCTGCATTGACCATTGTACCGGGCTCCGTTCTAGGAAAAAGTCATGGACATATTGCACCCACAGATAAATTGAACATCGCCGGTGTTGGTATTGGCGGTATGGGTAATGCTAACCTGAAAAACGTTGAAAAGACAGAGAATATCGTGGCTCTGTGCGACGTTGACTGGAAGTATGCAAAACCGGTTTTCGACCGTCATCCGAATGCGAAGAAATATTGGGATTTCCGTAAGATGTACGATGAAATGGGTAAGTCGATCGATGCTGTTATTTGTGCTACAGCCGACCATACTCATGCGATTGTTTCTGCTGATGCCATTACGTTGGGTAAACACGTATATTGTCAGAAACCGTTGACTCACTCTGTTTATGAATCTCGTTTGCTTACCAATCTGGCTAAAGAATATAATGTAGCTACACAGATGGGTAACCAGGGTTCTTCGGATGAAGGAACCGACCTGGTTTGCGAATGGATTTGGAATGGTGAGATCGGTGAAGTGACAAAGGTGGAATGTGCTACCGACCGTCCTATCTGGCCGCAGGGTTTGAATGCTCCTGAAAAAGTAGATAAGATTCCTTCTACGTTGAATTGGGACCTGTTCTCTGGTCCCGCAGAAGTTCGTCCATACAATAAAATTTATCATCCATGGAACTGGCGCGGATGGTGGGCATATGGTACAGGTGCGTTAGGTGATATGGCTTGCCATATTCTGCATCAGCCGTTCAAAGCCCTGAAACTGGGTTATCCTACAAAAGTTCAGGGTTCTTCTACACTGTTGCTGCAGGATTGTGCTCCTACGGCACAACACGTAAAACTGACATTCCCGGCTCGCGACAATATGCCTAAATTAGCTTTGCCGGAAGTTGAGATCCATTGGTATGACGGCGGTATGATGCCGGATAGACCGAAAGGTTTCCCGGAAGGCAAACAACTGATGGGTCCTGGTGGCGGTTTGTGTATTTTCCACGGAACAAAAGATACGTTGATCTGCGGTTGCTACGGACAGCAGCCTTGGTTATTGTCCGGTCGTGTACCAGCTTCGGCTCCGAAAGTTTGCCGTCGTGTACCGAATGCCATGAGCGGTGGTCACGAAATGGATTGGGTTCGCGCTTGTAAGGAAAATGCTTCCAGCCGCGTGAAGACTAAATCTGATTTCTCTGAAGCAGGTCCGTTCAACGAAATGGTTGTAATGGGGGTTTTGGCTATCCGTTTGCAGACGCTGAACAAAGAGTTGCTGTGGGATGGTCCTAGCATGCAGTTCACAAACATCAAGGATGACGAAATGATCAAGATATTGATCAAGGACGACTTTAAGATCGTTGACGGTGACCCGAAATTCAATAAGATTTGGACTGATCCTATCAATGCAAAACAGTTTGCTAACGAACTGATCAAGCATAACTACCGTAATGGTTGGAACTTGCCTGATATGCCTAGATAA
- a CDS encoding DUF4492 domain-containing protein yields the protein MKKKPILVRIYQFYLEGFREMKLGKTLWLIILVKLFIMFFILKLFFFPNYLGQFDSNSEKEEHVSGELINRAITP from the coding sequence ATGAAAAAGAAACCAATACTTGTTCGAATATACCAATTTTACCTGGAAGGATTCCGCGAGATGAAGCTGGGTAAAACGCTATGGCTGATTATATTGGTCAAGCTTTTTATCATGTTTTTTATATTAAAACTGTTTTTCTTTCCTAATTACCTGGGACAGTTTGACAGCAATTCCGAAAAAGAAGAACACGTATCGGGTGAATTGATCAATCGAGCAATTACTCCTTAA